One window of Microbacterium sediminis genomic DNA carries:
- a CDS encoding ABC transporter substrate-binding protein, whose protein sequence is MGLTLAGCSGGNGGGGGSDIEGDFSGEELTVVAAWSGAEQENFEAVLDEFEAQTGATVRYTSFGDNGPTYIQGQLEGGDPPSVAIVGQPALMQELATNGDIVPLSDEALGVVEENYSQDWIDLATVDGETYGVWFKAANKSTVWYNADIYDEAGATEPEDWDDFLEQLQIVTDAGYAGISVGADVGWPLTDWFENVYLRVAGGEKYDQLTNHEIPWTDPSVQETLEVLAELWGSDLVQSGGDQRDFPTSVTEVFGAEPNAGTVFEGDFVAGNITADGNSVVGENALFYDFPSINGSEPSVVGGGDVAVAFSDDPAVDALMQFLASPEAAEIWVPNGGLTSPNQSVDTSLYPDDVSRQIAEALTSAETFRFDMSDLTPSAFGGTQGQGFWQEMIRFYQDPTDIQGTMEALEAAAASAYTD, encoded by the coding sequence GTGGGACTCACGCTGGCCGGCTGCTCGGGCGGCAACGGCGGTGGCGGCGGTTCCGACATCGAGGGCGATTTCTCCGGCGAGGAGCTGACGGTCGTCGCGGCCTGGTCGGGCGCCGAGCAGGAGAACTTCGAGGCGGTCCTCGACGAGTTCGAGGCGCAGACCGGCGCGACCGTCCGGTACACGAGCTTCGGCGACAACGGTCCCACCTACATCCAGGGTCAGCTCGAGGGCGGCGACCCGCCCAGCGTCGCGATCGTCGGCCAGCCCGCGCTCATGCAGGAGCTCGCCACCAATGGCGACATCGTGCCGCTCAGCGACGAGGCGCTCGGCGTGGTCGAGGAGAACTACTCGCAGGACTGGATCGATCTGGCCACGGTCGACGGCGAGACGTACGGCGTCTGGTTCAAGGCCGCCAACAAGTCGACCGTCTGGTACAACGCCGACATCTACGACGAGGCGGGGGCGACCGAGCCCGAGGACTGGGACGACTTCCTCGAGCAGCTGCAGATCGTCACCGACGCGGGCTACGCGGGCATCTCGGTCGGCGCCGACGTGGGCTGGCCGCTCACCGACTGGTTCGAGAACGTCTACCTGCGCGTGGCCGGCGGCGAGAAGTACGACCAGCTGACCAACCACGAGATCCCGTGGACCGACCCGTCGGTGCAGGAGACCCTCGAGGTGCTCGCCGAGCTCTGGGGCAGCGACCTCGTGCAGTCCGGCGGCGACCAGCGCGACTTCCCGACCAGCGTGACCGAGGTCTTCGGCGCCGAGCCCAACGCGGGAACGGTGTTCGAGGGCGACTTCGTGGCCGGCAACATCACGGCCGACGGCAACTCGGTGGTCGGCGAGAACGCGCTGTTCTACGACTTCCCGTCGATCAACGGCTCGGAGCCCTCGGTCGTGGGCGGTGGCGACGTCGCCGTCGCGTTCAGCGACGATCCCGCCGTCGACGCGCTCATGCAGTTCCTGGCGAGCCCCGAGGCGGCCGAGATCTGGGTGCCCAACGGCGGCCTCACCTCGCCGAACCAGAGCGTCGACACGTCGCTGTACCCGGACGACGTCTCGCGCCAGATCGCCGAGGCGCTCACGTCGGCCGAGACGTTCCGCTTCGACATGAGCGACCTCACCCCGAGCGCCTTCGGCGGCACGCAGGGCCAGGGCTTCTGGCAGGAGATGATCCGGTTCTACCAGGACCCGACGGACATCCAGGGCACGATGGAGGCCCTCGAGGCGGCCGCGGCGTCGGCATACACGGACTGA
- a CDS encoding ABC transporter permease subunit — protein MTAVAAAPTAPAPEHAPERGGWRRFVITAAFLSPALVFLGAFVVYPIVYTVIRSLFDRRGQSFVGFENYVTMFTNDTTFTAIRNNVIWVIVAPAACTILGLIFAVLIERLAWKTAFRLIIFMPMAISMLAAGVIFRGLFQENPNLGAVNAAIVAAQGWFGDAANYPGAGPREGTGIVADRGIISSEEAVQPGSIQNFALTGIRQSNLPEEATDAVAVDSAGSGEIAGTVFLDVIRGGGGTNGEIEEGKSGLPGVRVDAVAPDGSIAGFATTGAGGEYTITGLSEGESYTVALPASNFDEGGQGVSWLSASFINAVVILSYIWIWAGFAMVMIASGLSAMDRSLQEAARMDGASEWKVFTKITAPLLAPVLIVVFVTLIINVLKIFDLVYVIPPGASKPAANVIAVEMWTQSFGGGNNQGLGSALAILLLVLVLPSMIMNVRRFRQEKAR, from the coding sequence GTGACAGCCGTCGCCGCGGCGCCGACCGCGCCCGCTCCGGAGCACGCTCCGGAGCGGGGCGGCTGGCGCCGGTTCGTCATCACCGCAGCCTTCCTCTCGCCCGCGCTGGTCTTCCTCGGCGCGTTCGTCGTGTACCCGATCGTGTACACGGTCATCCGGTCGCTCTTCGACCGCCGAGGCCAGAGCTTCGTGGGGTTCGAGAACTACGTGACGATGTTCACGAACGACACCACGTTCACCGCGATCCGCAACAACGTGATCTGGGTGATCGTGGCCCCCGCCGCGTGCACGATCCTGGGGCTGATCTTCGCCGTGCTGATCGAGCGGCTGGCGTGGAAGACGGCGTTCCGGCTCATCATCTTCATGCCCATGGCGATCTCGATGCTCGCCGCGGGCGTGATCTTCCGCGGACTGTTCCAGGAGAACCCCAACCTCGGCGCCGTCAACGCCGCGATCGTGGCGGCGCAGGGATGGTTCGGCGACGCCGCCAACTACCCGGGCGCGGGACCGCGCGAGGGCACGGGGATCGTCGCCGATCGCGGCATCATCTCCTCGGAGGAGGCGGTGCAGCCGGGATCGATCCAGAACTTCGCGCTCACCGGCATCCGCCAGAGCAACCTCCCCGAGGAGGCGACCGACGCGGTGGCGGTCGACTCCGCCGGCAGCGGCGAGATCGCCGGCACGGTGTTCCTCGACGTCATCCGCGGCGGCGGCGGCACCAACGGCGAGATCGAGGAGGGCAAGAGCGGCCTGCCGGGCGTGCGCGTCGACGCGGTCGCCCCGGACGGCTCGATCGCCGGCTTCGCCACCACCGGCGCCGGCGGCGAGTACACGATCACGGGCCTGAGCGAGGGCGAGAGCTACACCGTCGCGCTACCGGCGTCGAACTTCGACGAGGGCGGGCAGGGCGTCTCGTGGCTGTCGGCGTCGTTCATCAACGCCGTCGTGATCCTGTCGTACATCTGGATCTGGGCGGGCTTCGCGATGGTGATGATCGCCTCGGGCCTGTCGGCCATGGACCGCTCGCTGCAGGAGGCCGCCCGCATGGACGGCGCCAGCGAGTGGAAGGTGTTCACCAAGATCACCGCCCCGTTGCTCGCCCCCGTGCTCATCGTCGTGTTCGTGACCCTCATCATCAACGTGCTGAAGATCTTCGACCTCGTCTACGTCATCCCACCCGGCGCCTCGAAACCGGCGGCCAATGTGATCGCCGTCGAGATGTGGACGCAGTCGTTCGGCGGCGGCAACAACCAGGGCCTCGGCTCGGCGCTGGCGATCCTGCTGCTCGTGCTCGTGCTGCCCTCGATGATCATGAACGTGCGGCGCTTCCGGCAGGAGAAGGCGCGATGA
- a CDS encoding carbohydrate ABC transporter permease, producing the protein MTSAQALGLVTKKKTLAQRILDGLGSTVINIVLLIVALFWLVPSIGLFLTSLRTAGDNAESGWWTIFTKPAEITIQNYANLLQNPDITGSIWNTIVISVPTTILVVLIGSLAGYAFAWMQFPGRDWLLIVVIVLLAVPIQVAIIPLAQMFGVLGIFGSVIGVILFHTAFGLPFAIFLLRNFFTEVPGELIEAARIDGAGEWRIFFTVMLPLAMPAVASLAIFQFLWTWNDMLVALIFTNSESMPLTVAIQSQLRQFGSNIDVLSAGAFLSMIVPLIVFFAFQRYFVQAMLAGSQK; encoded by the coding sequence ATGACCTCGGCACAGGCGCTCGGGCTCGTCACCAAGAAGAAGACGCTCGCCCAGCGGATCCTCGACGGTCTCGGCAGCACCGTCATCAACATCGTGCTGCTGATCGTGGCGCTGTTCTGGCTCGTGCCGAGCATCGGCCTGTTCCTGACCTCGCTGCGCACGGCGGGCGACAACGCCGAGTCCGGCTGGTGGACGATCTTCACCAAGCCGGCCGAGATCACGATCCAGAACTACGCCAACCTGCTGCAGAACCCCGACATCACCGGGTCGATCTGGAACACCATCGTCATCTCGGTGCCCACGACGATCCTCGTCGTGCTCATCGGGTCGCTCGCCGGCTACGCGTTCGCGTGGATGCAGTTCCCCGGGCGCGACTGGCTGCTCATCGTCGTGATCGTGCTGCTCGCCGTGCCGATCCAGGTGGCGATCATCCCGCTCGCGCAGATGTTCGGCGTGCTCGGGATCTTCGGCAGCGTGATCGGCGTCATCCTCTTCCACACGGCGTTCGGCCTGCCGTTCGCGATCTTCCTGCTGCGCAACTTCTTCACCGAGGTGCCCGGCGAGCTGATCGAGGCGGCGCGGATCGACGGCGCGGGGGAGTGGCGGATCTTCTTCACGGTGATGCTGCCGCTGGCGATGCCGGCGGTCGCGTCTCTGGCGATCTTCCAGTTCCTGTGGACGTGGAACGACATGCTCGTGGCGCTGATCTTCACGAACTCCGAGTCGATGCCGCTGACGGTGGCGATCCAGTCGCAGCTGCGGCAGTTCGGCTCGAACATCGACGTGCTCTCCGCGGGCGCGTTCCTGTCGATGATCGTGCCGCTGATCGTGTTCTTCGCCTTCCAGCGCTACTTCGTGCAGGCGATGCTCGCCGGCTCGCAGAAGTAG
- a CDS encoding sigma-70 family RNA polymerase sigma factor translates to MREPEIDPNETTADADLVLRSRSGDADAFGELWRRHYGSAIVAARSITTSLDADDLVQEAYAKIFQAIRRGGGPTGSFRAYLFTAVRNTAAAWGGARRETAVDEIAEIEDPATSEDAVDAALDRSLTTTAFRSLPSRWQEVLWYTEVEQMKPAEVAPLLGMTSSAVSQLAFRAREGLREAWIQAHIAAVGEGSDCRWTIERLGAHSRGNLGTRDQGKVDRHLADCARCAIVAAEAHDVGSRLVLVLLPLAVGVTGAAGYLASLQQSGSAPMALMAMPQGVLEGAAAGAGELVGYGPELFGQVAEGAGALLGAAGVAAGAGASGSTPGSSNGSAWTIGGIVAGAVSALGIAGAVVAATVIPGLGGTPASDPAAGGGNAAPAAAAIEPDDQLAAHEGEDPETALPEQPERKVIATPTPTPTPTPSPVLTPALEPIAPASEPEPASEPVADATPAPAPTASAAPAPEQSASPTPTPTPTPTPTLTPEQPEQPETQPTPVPEPTPGPETEPTPTPTPTPTPTPTPTPTPTPTPDPIPFALDLERSSWANVNGSDDMIFVVTAEPGTEVTLKIFDRLLDLGVIQLVRTDMQMLTTDGDGVAIFTIGESVPLSTDDDLVEISDGTTTLQHTLGDINTGEPKPGPDIPIVGDLLG, encoded by the coding sequence ATGCGTGAGCCCGAGATCGACCCGAACGAGACGACGGCGGACGCCGACCTCGTGCTGCGCTCGAGGTCGGGCGATGCCGACGCCTTCGGCGAGCTCTGGCGACGCCACTACGGCTCCGCGATCGTCGCCGCCCGATCGATCACCACGAGCCTTGACGCCGACGACCTCGTGCAGGAGGCGTACGCGAAGATCTTCCAGGCGATCCGGCGCGGAGGGGGCCCCACGGGCTCGTTCCGCGCCTATCTGTTCACGGCCGTCCGCAACACCGCCGCCGCCTGGGGCGGTGCGCGCCGCGAGACCGCGGTCGACGAGATCGCCGAGATCGAGGATCCCGCCACGAGCGAGGATGCCGTCGACGCCGCGCTCGACCGCAGCCTGACGACCACCGCCTTCCGATCGCTTCCGAGCCGCTGGCAGGAGGTGCTCTGGTACACCGAGGTCGAGCAGATGAAGCCGGCCGAGGTCGCGCCGCTGCTGGGCATGACGTCGTCGGCCGTCTCGCAGCTCGCGTTCCGCGCGCGCGAGGGCCTGCGCGAAGCCTGGATCCAGGCGCACATCGCCGCGGTGGGCGAGGGATCCGACTGCCGCTGGACGATCGAGCGCCTCGGCGCCCACTCCCGCGGCAACCTCGGCACGCGCGATCAGGGCAAGGTCGATCGGCACCTCGCCGACTGCGCCCGCTGCGCGATCGTCGCCGCCGAGGCCCACGACGTCGGCAGCCGCCTCGTGCTCGTGCTGCTCCCCCTCGCCGTGGGCGTCACGGGCGCCGCCGGCTACCTCGCCTCGCTGCAGCAGAGCGGCTCCGCTCCGATGGCCCTCATGGCCATGCCCCAGGGCGTGCTCGAGGGCGCGGCCGCCGGGGCGGGCGAGCTGGTCGGCTACGGCCCGGAGCTGTTCGGCCAGGTGGCCGAGGGCGCCGGCGCGCTCCTCGGCGCGGCCGGTGTGGCCGCGGGCGCGGGCGCGAGCGGTTCGACGCCGGGATCGTCGAACGGATCGGCCTGGACCATCGGCGGCATCGTCGCGGGCGCCGTCTCGGCGCTGGGCATCGCGGGCGCCGTCGTGGCCGCCACGGTGATCCCGGGCCTCGGCGGCACGCCCGCCAGCGACCCGGCCGCCGGCGGCGGGAACGCCGCGCCGGCCGCCGCGGCCATCGAGCCCGACGATCAGCTCGCCGCGCACGAGGGCGAGGACCCCGAGACGGCGCTCCCCGAGCAGCCCGAGCGCAAGGTCATCGCCACCCCCACGCCGACCCCGACGCCGACACCGAGCCCGGTCCTCACGCCCGCGCTCGAGCCGATCGCGCCGGCGAGCGAGCCCGAGCCCGCCAGCGAGCCGGTGGCCGACGCCACGCCGGCACCGGCACCCACGGCGAGCGCCGCGCCGGCGCCCGAGCAGAGCGCCAGCCCGACGCCGACGCCGACACCGACTCCCACGCCGACGCTCACGCCGGAGCAGCCGGAGCAGCCGGAGACCCAGCCGACCCCGGTTCCCGAGCCGACGCCGGGTCCCGAGACGGAGCCGACGCCGACGCCCACTCCCACTCCCACCCCGACGCCGACGCCGACGCCGACGCCGACGCCGACGCCCGACCCGATCCCCTTCGCCCTCGACCTCGAGCGCTCGTCGTGGGCGAACGTCAACGGCAGCGACGACATGATCTTCGTCGTCACGGCCGAGCCAGGCACCGAGGTGACGCTGAAGATCTTCGACCGCCTGCTGGACCTGGGCGTCATCCAGCTCGTCCGCACCGACATGCAGATGCTGACCACCGACGGCGACGGCGTCGCGATCTTCACGATCGGCGAGTCCGTGCCGCTGTCGACCGACGACGACCTCGTCGAGATCTCCGACGGCACCACGACGCTCCAGCACACGCTCGGCGACATCAACACGGGCGAGCCGAAGCCCGGACCGGACATCCCGATCGTCGGCGACCTCCTCGGCTGA
- a CDS encoding phosphatase PAP2 family protein, producing MDDDDRGARHPARWGTAALVAAAGLGVLIRIVAGDGPLAVDAWWRQVVAELPEPLRGASLVLDAIGGGILAHFWIPLGLIVVLLLLRRQRDALVYAAAALASTGLVQAGKAVFARARPDDIVIDIASFAYPSGHAAFAATIATALWVAFPRWGTAAIGAVATLAMAFSRTHLSAHWLTDTIGGALVGVGAVLVVSAIVERIDRAGRRLPGG from the coding sequence ATGGACGACGACGACCGCGGCGCGCGCCACCCGGCGCGGTGGGGGACCGCCGCGCTCGTGGCCGCGGCCGGCCTCGGGGTGCTCATCCGGATCGTCGCCGGCGACGGGCCGCTGGCCGTCGACGCGTGGTGGCGGCAGGTGGTGGCCGAGCTCCCGGAGCCGCTGCGCGGCGCCTCGCTGGTGCTCGACGCGATCGGCGGCGGCATCCTCGCGCATTTCTGGATCCCGCTCGGGCTGATCGTGGTGCTGCTCCTGCTGCGTCGGCAGCGCGACGCGCTCGTCTACGCGGCGGCGGCGCTCGCGAGCACGGGGCTGGTGCAGGCGGGCAAGGCGGTCTTCGCCCGCGCGCGGCCGGACGACATCGTCATCGACATCGCGTCGTTCGCCTACCCGTCGGGCCACGCGGCGTTCGCGGCGACGATCGCGACCGCCCTGTGGGTCGCGTTCCCACGGTGGGGGACCGCCGCGATCGGCGCCGTGGCGACGCTCGCCATGGCGTTCTCGCGCACGCACCTCTCGGCGCACTGGCTGACCGACACGATCGGCGGGGCGCTCGTGGGCGTCGGTGCGGTGCTCGTCGTGAGCGCGATCGTCGAGCGGATCGACCGCGCGGGGCGTCGCCTGCCGGGCGGCTGA
- the nagA gene encoding N-acetylglucosamine-6-phosphate deacetylase, which yields MGILIHSARLVTDRAETADAWIRLDGDRVAAVGTGAPPAPRPGDEVVDAREVAGPGATLTPGFIDIHGHGGGGAAFDDGADAIRTARALHRAHGTTRAVVSLVTAPIDRLAERVAVVAELAATDPGILGSHLEGPFLDPGHNGAHDPALLRDPTPADLGRLLEAGRGTVRQVTIAPERPGGIDAVRLVVGTGAAAAIGHTDADAETALAAINAGATILTHAFNAMRPIHHRDPGPIPVAARDERVTLELIADGVHVRDEVMRMLFASAPGRVALVTDAMAAAGMADGAYVLGALDVDVTGGVARVRDSGAIAGSTLTQDAALRRAVAFGAPLADAVDALTAVPARAVGRADLGSLREGAAADAVLLDADLRVRAVWAAGARA from the coding sequence ATGGGCATCCTGATCCACTCCGCGCGTCTCGTGACCGATCGCGCCGAGACGGCCGACGCGTGGATCCGGCTCGACGGCGACCGTGTCGCGGCGGTCGGCACGGGCGCCCCGCCGGCCCCGCGGCCGGGTGACGAGGTCGTCGACGCGCGGGAGGTGGCCGGCCCGGGGGCGACCCTGACGCCGGGCTTCATCGACATCCACGGCCACGGCGGCGGCGGCGCGGCGTTCGACGACGGCGCCGACGCGATCCGCACCGCCCGCGCGCTGCACCGCGCCCACGGCACCACCCGCGCGGTCGTCTCGCTCGTCACCGCCCCGATCGACCGGCTCGCCGAGCGCGTGGCCGTCGTGGCGGAGCTGGCCGCCACCGATCCGGGCATCCTCGGTTCCCATCTCGAGGGCCCGTTCCTCGACCCCGGCCACAACGGCGCGCACGATCCGGCGCTGCTGCGCGATCCCACGCCGGCCGACCTCGGCCGGCTGCTGGAGGCCGGTCGAGGCACGGTCCGCCAGGTCACGATCGCGCCCGAGCGGCCCGGCGGCATCGACGCCGTGCGCCTCGTGGTCGGCACGGGCGCCGCCGCGGCGATCGGCCACACCGACGCCGACGCCGAGACGGCCCTCGCCGCGATCAACGCGGGCGCGACGATCCTCACGCACGCGTTCAACGCCATGCGGCCGATCCACCACCGCGACCCCGGCCCCATCCCCGTCGCGGCACGCGACGAGCGCGTCACCCTGGAGCTGATCGCCGACGGCGTGCACGTGCGCGACGAGGTGATGCGCATGCTGTTCGCCTCGGCCCCGGGCCGGGTGGCCCTGGTGACCGACGCGATGGCGGCGGCCGGCATGGCCGACGGCGCGTATGTGCTCGGCGCGCTCGACGTCGACGTGACCGGCGGCGTGGCGCGCGTGCGCGACTCGGGGGCGATCGCGGGCTCCACCCTCACGCAGGACGCGGCGCTGCGCCGAGCCGTGGCGTTCGGTGCGCCGCTGGCCGACGCGGTCGACGCCCTCACCGCCGTGCCCGCGCGGGCGGTCGGGCGCGCCGATCTGGGATCGCTGCGCGAGGGCGCGGCGGCCGACGCGGTGCTGCTCGACGCCGATCTCCGGGTGCGCGCGGTGTGGGCCGCCGGCGCTCGCGCCTGA
- a CDS encoding malate dehydrogenase, translated as MTPLRIAVTGAAGQIGYSLLFRLAAGGLGDRPIELRLLEITPALKALEGVVMELQDGAFPLLAGVETGDDPRALFDGVDLALLVGARPRGADMTRGDLLEANGAIFRAQGEALGAVAADDVRVLATGNPANTNAYIAAAHAPDIPRDRFAALTRLDHNRAVAQLAAKTGAAVSDISRVAIWGNHSATQYPDLTHALVGDRPALEVVGDAAWVERDFIPTVANRGTAVIEARGSSSAASAASATVDAARDWLGRTAEGDWTSMAVVSDGSYGVPEGLVSSFPVTTRDGDWAIVPGLEIDDFSRARIDASAAELAAEAEQVRALGLV; from the coding sequence ATGACGCCCCTGCGGATCGCGGTCACCGGCGCTGCCGGTCAGATCGGCTACAGCCTCCTGTTCCGTCTCGCGGCCGGCGGCCTGGGCGACCGGCCCATCGAGCTGCGACTGCTCGAGATCACCCCGGCGCTGAAGGCGCTCGAGGGCGTGGTGATGGAGCTGCAGGACGGCGCCTTCCCCCTGCTGGCGGGCGTCGAGACCGGTGACGATCCGCGCGCGCTGTTCGACGGCGTCGACCTCGCGCTGCTCGTCGGGGCCCGCCCGCGCGGCGCCGACATGACCCGCGGCGATCTGCTCGAGGCCAACGGGGCCATCTTCCGCGCCCAGGGCGAGGCGCTCGGGGCGGTCGCGGCCGACGACGTGCGCGTGCTCGCGACGGGGAACCCCGCCAACACCAACGCGTACATCGCCGCCGCGCACGCCCCCGACATCCCCCGCGATCGCTTCGCCGCGCTCACCCGCCTCGACCACAACCGCGCCGTGGCGCAGCTGGCCGCCAAGACGGGCGCGGCGGTGTCGGACATCTCGCGCGTGGCGATCTGGGGCAACCACTCGGCCACGCAGTACCCCGATCTCACGCACGCCCTCGTCGGCGATCGCCCCGCCCTCGAGGTCGTGGGCGACGCGGCGTGGGTCGAGCGCGACTTCATCCCCACCGTCGCGAACCGCGGCACGGCCGTCATCGAGGCGCGCGGGTCGTCGTCCGCGGCCTCGGCGGCCAGCGCCACCGTCGACGCCGCGCGGGACTGGCTGGGCCGCACGGCCGAGGGCGACTGGACCTCGATGGCCGTGGTCTCCGACGGCTCCTACGGCGTGCCCGAGGGACTCGTCAGCTCGTTCCCGGTGACCACCCGCGACGGCGACTGGGCGATCGTCCCCGGCCTGGAGATCGACGACTTCTCGCGCGCGCGGATCGATGCGTCCGCGGCCGAGCTGGCCGCCGAGGCGGAGCAGGTGCGGGCGCTCGGCCTCGTCTGA
- a CDS encoding DUF3105 domain-containing protein, whose translation MAKNGKGTSGNPARAAEQQLTVKQQREANRQAKLAEYQAQLKKRQRGKLVWWAVGSAAVLAVVAAIVVSYVFAPQYAEYTAGGDGSAIEGVETFENDTTHVEIGTEVDYAQTPSAGGEHYPYWLNCGIYTEPQEDEYATHSMEHGAVWLTYDPAQVSDDDIARLEAITPRTYAILSPYEGMDSPISIQAWNAQLKVDSADDPRLGEFFEEYWRSENVPEPGSACSGAYDGPGKA comes from the coding sequence ATGGCGAAGAACGGCAAGGGCACCAGCGGGAACCCGGCGCGCGCGGCGGAGCAGCAGCTGACCGTCAAGCAGCAGCGCGAGGCCAACCGCCAGGCGAAGCTCGCCGAGTACCAGGCACAGCTCAAGAAGCGCCAGCGCGGCAAGCTCGTGTGGTGGGCCGTGGGCTCCGCCGCCGTCCTCGCCGTCGTGGCCGCGATCGTCGTGTCGTACGTCTTCGCACCGCAGTACGCCGAGTACACGGCGGGCGGTGACGGCTCCGCGATCGAGGGCGTCGAGACCTTCGAGAACGACACCACGCACGTCGAGATCGGCACCGAGGTCGACTACGCGCAGACCCCGTCGGCCGGTGGCGAGCACTACCCGTACTGGCTCAACTGCGGCATCTACACCGAGCCGCAGGAGGACGAGTACGCCACGCACTCGATGGAGCACGGCGCCGTCTGGCTCACCTACGACCCCGCGCAGGTCAGCGACGACGACATCGCCCGCCTCGAGGCGATCACGCCCCGCACCTACGCGATCCTCTCGCCGTACGAGGGCATGGACAGCCCGATCTCGATCCAGGCCTGGAACGCGCAGCTGAAGGTCGACTCCGCCGACGACCCGCGCCTGGGCGAGTTCTTCGAGGAGTACTGGCGCAGCGAGAACGTCCCGGAGCCCGGCTCGGCCTGCTCCGGCGCGTACGACGGCCCCGGCAAGGCGTAA
- a CDS encoding DUF305 domain-containing protein yields the protein MSGEDVAEREGARPRRSWPLIVFVLVLVAGGAFAAGRFSAFDTVAAPNRADIGFARDMQVHHAQAVEMAMIEYRATQDDELRVVAYDIATGQQAQSGEMYAWLVEWGLPQRGSEPLMAWMQGTEHDHGGAVTSDATEDELREAMGMATDEELAQLQELAGTTAGDCLFTDLMIEHHTGALEMVAAERDLGSIPRVLQTAEAMADTQQREIEVLQSAQARLGCG from the coding sequence ATGTCGGGCGAGGACGTCGCCGAGCGCGAGGGCGCGCGCCCTCGCCGCTCCTGGCCGCTGATCGTCTTCGTGCTCGTCCTCGTCGCGGGCGGCGCGTTCGCCGCCGGGCGGTTCTCGGCCTTCGACACGGTGGCCGCCCCCAACCGCGCCGACATCGGCTTCGCGCGCGACATGCAGGTGCATCACGCGCAGGCCGTCGAGATGGCGATGATCGAGTACCGCGCCACGCAGGACGACGAGCTGCGCGTCGTCGCCTACGACATCGCCACCGGCCAGCAGGCGCAGAGCGGCGAGATGTACGCGTGGCTCGTGGAGTGGGGCCTGCCGCAGCGCGGGTCGGAGCCGCTCATGGCCTGGATGCAGGGCACCGAGCACGACCACGGCGGCGCCGTCACGTCGGACGCCACCGAGGACGAGCTGCGCGAGGCGATGGGCATGGCCACCGACGAGGAGCTCGCGCAGCTGCAGGAGTTGGCCGGCACCACGGCGGGCGATTGCCTCTTCACCGACCTGATGATCGAGCACCACACCGGCGCGCTCGAGATGGTCGCCGCCGAGCGCGACCTCGGCAGCATCCCGCGCGTACTGCAGACCGCCGAGGCGATGGCCGACACCCAGCAGCGCGAGATCGAGGTGCTGCAGTCGGCGCAGGCCCGCCTCGGCTGCGGCTGA